The following proteins are encoded in a genomic region of Zea mays cultivar B73 chromosome 9, Zm-B73-REFERENCE-NAM-5.0, whole genome shotgun sequence:
- the LOC118473300 gene encoding uncharacterized protein: MTIEQKFAAHLVPERHQVRQATSEFKVFASVWWTGLVGDGRAPTTWEDLKVAMRDRFVPPSYHRQLRKKLMRLEQGDKSVQDYYAELQKGLQHCGTVEGHEDALCRFYLGLRRDIQDIMDYKEFNTVNKLFQFAMLAETELQGRQHRPRATFGASSTSRTHTPASSHTPSTTPASTRPPSTPAAHVGNLPLQVPTKKHNSLAPAATSSGRSSGIVCHRCHGIGHVKKDCPSQRTYIATDDGYISTSDAEGDDDDSSDVAANDDAMLGADAIVNLRSIMVQRVLSSQPESSKKQQHHNLFQTFFTIENRRAHVIIDGGSCNNLVSSDLVKKLGLTTRPRPHPYYIQWINDSGKVKVTHMVRVHFSIGMYSDYADCDVVPMEACSLLLGRPWEYDTDARHHGRSNT; encoded by the coding sequence atgacgatagaacagaaatttgctgcccaccttgtacctgaacgacatcaagttagacaagccactagtgaatttaaagtTTTTGCTagtgtctggtggactggtctagttggggatggtagagcacctacgacttgggaagatcttaaggtagctatgcgcgatagatttgttcccccatcttatcatagacaattgcgtaagaaattgatgcgtttagagcaaggggataaatctgttcaagattattatgctgagcttcagaagggattgcaGCATTGTGGGACagtagagggacatgaggacgcTCTTTGTCGTTTTTATTTAGGTTTGCGGCGTGACATTCAGGACATTATGGATTACAAAGAATTTAACACTGTCAACAAGTTGttccagtttgctatgcttgcagagacggaattgcagggacgccaacatcgacctagggctacttttggcgcctcctctacatcacggacgcacacacctgcctcgagtcatacaccttcgaccactccaGCGTCCACGCGACCTCCCTCGACACctgctgcacatgttggtaaCCTTCCTTTGCAGGTACCCACCAAGAAACATAATTCACTAGCACCTGCAGCAACTTCCAGTGGTCGTTCTTCGGGTATTGTTTGCCACCGCTGTCATGGGATTGgtcacgtgaagaaggattgcccgagtcagcgaacatacattgctacggatgatggctacattagtACTTCCGACGCTGAGGGTGACGATGATGACTCCAGTGATGTTGCTGCCAATGATGATGCCATGCTTGGTGCTGATGCTATAGtgaaccttcgaagcatcatggtgcagcgtgttcttagttctCAGCCTGAATCATCAAAGAAGCAGCAACACCATAATTTGTTCCAGACTTTCTTCACCATCGAGAATCGGCGTGCACAtgttattattgatggtggaagctgcaataatttggtgagttcagatttggtcaagaagcttggcctgaccacacgtccacggccacatccatactacattcagtggatcaatgattcaggcaaggttaaggtaacacacatggtacgagtgcatttctccattggtatgtattctgattatgcggattgcgatgtagtacctatggaagcttgttctcttttgttgggtagaccttgggaatatgatactgatgcacgtcaccatggtaggagtaatacTTAG